The genome window TGGATATATGTTTTTACTTTTTACTTTAAGCTTTTGCATCTTTCAGCAAAACTAAGCATTGCTTAATAAATTAAAAGCATTTTATAGTTTAAGCATTTTTGTGACAAATTTATTGTTGTTGCTGTCAAGTGTTTCTAAAATATAACATCCTGAATCCAGGTGGCCCAAATCAATTTCGAAAGTTGGGTTGGTAGCAGGATTCACTGGTATTACATCTACCAATAAACCTTGTTGCGAGAATATTTTTATCTCCACTTTACCGCTTATTGTTTTGCTGAATGTTAGATTTACTTTGTTAACTGCCGGGTTAGGGAATATCTGGCAAGTATTTTCGTTACTTATTTCTAACTCGTGGTTAACTGCTTTAATGGACGATAATGTACTGGTACCATCATAATCAATTTGATTTAAACGATAGTAAATGGTTGTTGCATTTACTGCTGAAATATCGTCATCGTAGCTATAGTTAATTGTTTTATTGGTGCTTCCATTTCCTTTTACTTTTCCTATTACTTCAAAATTAATGGCATCAATACTTCTTTGTACTTCAAAGTAGTTATTGTTTATTTCTAATGAGGTAACCCAGTTAACCTGTGCTTTTTTGTTGTTTACTAACTGCGCATTAAATGAGCTGATTTTAACAGGAAGTGTAGCGCTATTTGATACTAAAATAAGAAATCTGTCTTTTCCAAACGATTTTGCATTGGCTGTTTGTATGGTAAATACATATTCAACAGCATTAGTTAGCGGCACTTTCAAGTTCAAAAATTTATCAACCAGATAAAAGTATTTACCAGTAGCAGGAATGTTTTGTACGATTAATTTATGTGTACCATTAACACCTGTTACATTTAATAAAATAGTATCGTTGGCAGTTATTTGTGGTCTTGCATCTAATGCATGATAAATGCTATCGCGACCATAGCTCGCTAAGTTAAAGTTAGGATTTGTAAACTTAACAATGTCATATCTGTCATGGTTTTTGGTAGTACCCGAAATAAATTTCATAACGAAATCATCATAGTTGATTGAGTCGTATTTTAAACGTATGCTGAATTCATCGGTGCTGCCACTACCTGTTTTAAACATAGCGGTAGGAACGCCTAATGCCTTAAACTGCTCTTTAAAAGTTAAAGCTGGCGAAGCAGCTGTTGCTTTAATAAAGAATGCTTGTCCTGATGCAATAATACCATTTGAAATAGTACCTGAGTTAGATGCTGCATTGTAGCTTTTAAATGAGTTAGAGTTAGGATCGAAAACATAAACAGTAGGGTCAACATTGGTATAGAAAGTACCACTGTTACCACCGCTATTACCTGCATCCCATAAAGCATTCCAATCGTATTCGCAAGCATAAGGATTACCTACCAAACACCAGCCGTCATCGGACAATGTACCTGAATTGGTAAATGTAACCGGCATAGCAATATCACCTGTATTAAGTGTTCCTACTACATCCATTGTTACAGCATTCTGGGTATTGTTACCACCATTTAAGCGTCCAATATTACTTCTGTCTCCTCTTATAAATACCCTGTAGCCTCTACCTATTGTTAATGGTGCATTGGTTAGTGAGGTTGTGTTGTTTTTTACTTCGGTATAACCTAAATCTAAATTACCTAATACTGTTTCGTTATAGGTAAATACTGAAGCCTGGTTACTCAATGTTGCATCAAAACCCCAGTTCAAACCTCCTCCAACTGTTGTACTTTGGTGTGCTGTTGGTAAGTTATTTCCTGTAAGGAATATGTCACCTCTCCAGTCTTCTAAAGTACCGTTGCTCACAGGTGATGATAAGAACCTGTATCTGCGTGCAGAAGCATTGATAAAACGTTGTACTATTACATTACCTGTTACAGCTCCTGTGCCTTGTACTTGTGCAATACGGGCAGTACTGTTTAGTGATGAAATCAATTTTAAGTTTCCGCCACTTGCTAATGTTCCGTTATTCATTGTTAACGTTCCTATTATTTCAAGCGGGTTGGCTAATGTAATAGTGCTTGATGTTCTGCTAATAACTAAGTTTAGCAATGAGCGTGTACTGGTTGATGATTGGCTGAAATTAATATTTGAGCCTAATGCTCCTGTACCTGCAATACTTAAAACCGATGATGATGAACCAACAAAAACAGGAGTTCCGGTTAGTGTTCCATTTAACGAAAGTTGATTTCCGTTAATGATAAATGTATTGGCTGTTATATTTAAAGCACCACCTACTACTACATTACCCGTTGCTGTTTTTGAACCTGAACCACTACAGGTTAAATTGGTAAAAGTAAAGGCCGGAATATTTTGTGCTGCTCCGTTAAAGTTAACAGTGTTTGCTGTTACCACATAATTACCGGTGCTGAAAGTAGCTGAAGGAGTAAATGTACCTGCAATAGCAATGGTACCTCCGTTTACTAATGTTACATTGGTTGTGGTTCTTGCTCCGCTAATGGTTAAGTTGTTATAGCTGAAAGCAGGTACGGTTTGTGCTGTTGTTCCATTAAAATTAATAGTGCTTCCTGTATTTACAATTGCACCCGAAGTAAAGGTAGCTGAAGTCGTAAATGTACCGGCAATGTTAATGATTCCGCTGCTGGCTAAAGTAACATTGTTGGTTGTTCTTGCCCCACTAATGGTTAAGTTATTATAGTTGAAAGTACCAACTGTTTGTGCAGCTGTACCATTGTAGTTAATAGTGCTTCCAGTATTTACAAAAGCACCGGAGGTAAAAGTAGCTGAAGGAGTAAAAGTACCTGCAATGTTTACCACACCAGATATTGTCACGTTATTGGTAGTTCTTGCTCCGCTAATGATTAAATTATTATAACTAAGCGCAGGAACTGTTTGAGTTCCGGTACCATCAAAATCAATAGTTGAGCCGGTGTTGGTATATGTACCTGAACCCACTGTAAATGTACCTGAAATGCCAATAGTACCTGTGTTTGCCAATACCCTGTTTCCACCAGTACCATTTAAATTGGTGTAATCACCTGCTACTATGTTTTGTGTACTTGCACTATTGTATACTACAGAGCATGTCCATGTTTCTCCGCTTGGAATAGGTGTAGTAGCTACACTTTGCGTGTTTAGTGTTCCTGTTCCGCTTGTACTGGCTACTCCGTTTAAAGTAAAGGTAACCATGTTTAAAGTAACACCACTGTTAATGGTTAATATTCCATTTACTGTAATATCAGCTGTAGCGGTTTTGGTACTTGTACCTGCACAGGTTAAATTGTTAAAAGTAAAGTTAGGTATATTTTGTGCAGCACCTGTTAAGCTGATATTGCTATTGGTAGTAATAAATGCACCTGAAGTAAAAGTAGCCGTATTGTTTAAATTACCTGCAATGGCAATAGTTCCGGTAGGAGATAGTGTTACATTATTAGTTGTTCTTGCACCACTAATTGTTAGTACGTTATAGTTAAATGCATTTACGGTTTGTGCACCAGTTCCATTAAAATTAAAAGTATTACCGGTAACAACAATAGTACCTGAAGTAAAAGTAGCCGAGCTTGTAAATGTACCTGCTACGCCAATAGTNNNNNNNNNNNNNNNNNNNNNNNNNNNNNNNNNNNNNNNNNNNNNNNNNNNNNNNNNNNNNNNNNNNNNNNNNNNNNNNNNNNNNNNNNNNNNNNNNNNNTAGTACCTGAAGTAAAAGTAGCCGAGCTTGTAAATGTACCTGCTACGCCAATAGTTCCACCATTTACTAAGGTAACATTGTTAGTGGTTCTGGCTCCACTTACTATTAAGTTGTTATAGTTAAAAGCATTGATAGTTTGTGCTCCGGTACCATCAAAATCAATAGTTGAGCCGGTGTTGGTATATGTACCTGCACCCACTGTAAATGTGCCTGAAATGGCAATGGTACCTGTATTGGCTAATACCCTGTTTCCACCTGTACCATTTAAATTGGTGTAATCACCTGCAACTATGTTTTGAGCACTTGCACTATTGTATACTACAGAACATGTCCATGTTTCTCCGCTTGGAATAGGTGTAGTAGCTACACTTTGAGTATTCAGTGTTCCTGTTCCACTGGTGCTGGCTATTCCGTTTAAAGTAAAAGTAACCATGTTTAAAGTAACGCCACTGTTAATAGTTAATATTCCATTTACCGTAATATCGGCAGTAGCAGTTTTGGTACTTGTACCTGCACAGGTTAAATTGTTAAAAGTAAAATTAGGAATATTTTGTGCAGCACCATTTAAATTAATATTGCTATTAGTGGTAATGAAAGAACCTGAAGTAAAAGTAGCCGTATTGTTTAAATTACCTGCAATGGCAATAGTACCGGTAGGAGATAGTGTTACATTGTTTGTAGTTCTTGCACCACTAATAGTTAGTACGTTATAGTTAAATGCATTTACGGTTTGTGCACCAGTTCCATTAAACTCAAAAGTATTACCGGTAGTAACAATAGTACCTGAAGTAAAAGTAGCCGAGCTTGTAAATGTACCTGCTACGCCAATAGTACCGCCATTTACTAACGTAACGCTGGTAGTAGTTCTTGCACCACTCACCACTAAGTTATTGTAATTAAATGCAGGAACTGTTTGTGCTGTGGTACCATTAAACTCAATGGTAGAGCCTGTATTTACAATAGTACCTGAAGTAAAAGTAGCCGAAACTGTAAATGCACCTGCAATGGCAATTGTTCCGCTGTTGGCTAAAGTAACATCATTGGTAGTTCTTGCCCCGCTTATGGTTAAGTTATTATAGTTAAAAGCTCTAACCGTTTGTGTTGTTATACCATTGTAGTTAATAGTGTTAGCAGTATTAACAAAAGTTCCCGAAGTAAATGAAGCTGTGTTGCTAAAAGTACCGGCAATTCCTATAGTGCCACCGTTTACTAAAGTAACATTGCTAGTAGTTCTGGCACCGCTAATGGTTAAGTTATTATAATTGAAAGCAGGAACTGTTTGTGCTATAGTACCATTAAAATCAACAGTAGAACTAGTGTTGGTGTAAGTACCTGCACCTATTGTAAATATACCTGCAATACCAATAGTACCAGTTGGAGATAATGTCCTGTTTCCACCTGTACCGGTTAAGTTAGTATAATTACCATCTACTATATTTTGTGCGCTTGCACTGTTATAAGCTACAGCACATGTCCAGGTTTTGCCACTTGGAATTGGTGTAGCAGCTACACTTTGAGTATTCAGTGTTCCTGTTCCGCTGGTGCTGGCTACTCCGTTTAACGTAAAGGTAACCATGTTTAAAGTAACCCCACTATTAATGGTTAATACTCCATTTACAGTAATATCAGCTGTAGCAGTTTTTGTGTTACTACCAGCACAGGTTAAATTGTTAAAGGTAAAATTAGGAATATTTTGAGCTGCCCCATTTAAGTTAATATTACTGTTGGTCGTAATAAAAGCACCCGAAGTAAAAGTAGCCGTATTGTTTAAATTACCTGCAATAGCAATAGTACCGGTAGGAGATAGTGTAACATTATTTGTAGTTCTTGCACCACTAATGGTTAGTACGTTATAATCAAAAGCATTAACAGTTTGAGCGCCTGTTCCGTTAAAATTAAAGGTATTGCCACTGGTAATAATAATACCTGAAGTGAATGTAGCAGAATTAGTAAACGTACCAGCTACTCCAATAGTACCGCCATTTACGAGTGTAATATTGTTGCTGGCTCTGGCTCCGCTAATGGTTAGGTTATCGTAGTTAAATGCAATAATAGTTTGTGCATTAGCGCTGTTGTAATTAACAGTACTACCTGCAGTAATAAATGCACCCGTAGTAAAAGAAGCAGAATTGGTAAAAGTACCAGCAATGTTTATGTTACCTGATAACGTAACATTATTAGTAGTTCTTGTTCTTGTAATGCTTATGTTATCATAATCAAAAGCAATAACAGTTTGCGCTCCCGTGCCATTGTAAGCAACACTACTTCCTGTTGTAATAAAAGTACCCGTTGTAAAAGAAGCTGAGTTTGTAAAAGTATTACCAATACCAATAATACCACTACTGGCTAAGGTTACATTATTAGCACCTCTTGCACCACCAATAGTTAAGTTATTATAATTAATGGCAACAATGGTTTGTGCCGCAGTACTGATATATTCAAAAGTATTACCGGTACTAATAAAGGTACCCGAAGTAAAACTGGCCGAATTAATAAAATTACCGATAACAGTTATTGTACCTCCATTGGCTAAAGTAACACTGGTAGCAGCCCTTGTGCCACTCACCGTTAAATTATTATAGGTTAAAGGAATAACAGTTTGTACAGAGTTTCCATTGTAATTAATGGTAGTACCCGTTGTAATTAAGCTGCCCGAAGTATAAGTAGCTGAATGAGTAAAAACACCTGAAATGCCTATTGTTCCACTGTTAGATAAAGTTACATCATTGGTAGTTCTTGCACCACTAATAGTTAAGTTAGTATAATTTAAAGCGGGTATGGTTTGTGCACCAGTACTGTTAAAATTAAAAGTACTACCGGTAATTAAAATAGCACCGGTTGTAAACGTAGCTGAAGTAGTAAAAGTACCTACTATATTCACTACTCCGCTAATAGTAACATTATTGCTGGTTCTTGTACCACTGATAATTATATTGTTATAATTGGCAGTAGGTACTGTTTGTGCACCGGTACCATTAAAATCAACAGTAGAACCGGTGTTGGTATAAGTACCTGCACCCACTGTAAAGGTACCTGCAATACCAATAGTACCCGTAGGAGATAATGTCCTGTTTCCTCCAGTACCATTTATATTAGTGTAATTACCTTCTACTATATTTTGTGCGCTTGCACTATTGTATTGTACCGTAAATGTCCAATTTTCTGCTGTAGGAATAGGAGTAGCACTTACATTTTGAGTATTCATTGTTCCTGTTCCGCTGGTGCTGGCTACTCCGTTTAAAGTAAAGGTAACCATGTTTAAAATAACTCCACTGTTAATGGTTAATATTCCATTTACGGTAATATCAGCAGTAGCCGTTTTAGTACCGGTACCTGCACAGGTTAAATTGTTAAAAGTAAAGTTAGGAATATTTTGAGCCGCTCCATTTAAGTTAATATTACTATTGGTAGTAATAAAAGCACCCGAAGTAAAAGTTGCCGTATTGTTTAAATTACCTGCAATGGCAATAGTACCGGTAGGAGATAGTGTAACATTACTAGTAGTTCTTGCACCACTAATGGTTAGTATATTATAATTAAAAGCATTAACCGTTTGTGCTCCGGTTCCGTTAAAATTAAAAGTATTACCTGTGGTAACAATAGTACCGGAAGTAAAAGTAGCAGAATTAGTAAAAGTTCCTGCAACACCAATAGTACCATTTGCCAAAGTAATATTATTCGTAGTTCTGGCACCGGTAATGGTTAAATCATTATAGTTAAAAGCAATAATAGTTTGTGCATTAGAACTATTGTAATTGATGGTGTTCCCTGTTGTAATATATGCACCTGTTGTAAAAGTGGCTGAGCTTACAAAAGCACCTCCGATAGTAATAGCATTACCAAGCGTTACACTGTTAGTCGTTCTGGCACCACTAATAGTTAAATTATTATAATCAAACGCAATAACAGTTTGTGCACCTGTACCATTGTAAGCAATAGTACTACCTGTATTAATAAAATCACCTGAAGAAAAAGTAGCCGATAAGGTAAGTGTACCTGACACACCAATGGTACCACTGCCGGCTAACGTTACATTATTAGTACCTCTTGCTCCACTAATAGTTAAGTTGCCATAATTAATAGCAACAATGGTTTGTGCTGTGGTACTGTTATATTCAAAAGTATTATTTGTACCAATAAAATTACCCGAAGTAAAAGTAGCCGAATTAGTAAAATTTCCGGTAACAATTATAGTACCTCCATTAACTAATGTTACGCTGGTAGTAGTTCTTGTACCGCTCACCGTTAAATCATTATAAGTTAAAGCGGCAATGGTTTGTGCGGTATTTCCGTTGTAATTAATATTAGTTCCTATTGTAATTAAGCTACCCGAAGTATAAGTAGCTGAATGGGTGAAAACACCTGAAATACCTATCGTTCCACTGTTAGATAACGTTACATCATTGGTTGTTCTTGCACCACTGATAGTTAAGTTAACATAGTTTAAAGCAAGTACAGTTTGACTACCGGTACCATTATAATTAATAGTACTACCGGTGAAAACAAGAGCTCCTGAAGTAAACGTAGCAGAAGGAGTAAAAGTACCTGCAATATTTACTACCCCGGTAAAGGTAACATTGTTGCTGGTTCTTACTCCGCTAACAGTAAGATTATTATAGTTGAAAGCAATAACCGTTTGTGCTCCTGTACCGTTGTAATTAATGGTGCTCCCTGCGGTTATATAAGCACCGGTGGTAAAAGTAGCTGAACTGGCAAAAGTTCCTGAAATATTTATATTACCGCCAACGGTTACACTATTGACGGTTCTAGCACCACTAATAGTTAAATTGGTATAATCAATTGGCATAATAGTTTGCGCGGTGGTACCATTATAGTTAATGGTAGTACCTGTAATTACTAAACCACCCGATGTAAAAGAAGCTGCATTGGTAAATGCACCGGCAATACCAATGGTTCCATTATTATCCAATGTCACGTTATTAGCACCTCTTGCACCACTAATGGTTAAATTGTTGTAATTAATAGCAGCAACAGTTTGTGCAGCGCTACTATTGTATTCAAATGTATTACCCGTGGCAACATACCTACCTGAAGTAAAAGTGGCTGTACTTGTAAAAGTACCCAGTATAGTTATAGTTCCACCGTTTACTAAAGTTATATTCGTTGTTGTTCTTGCTCCACTAATAGTTAAATTATTGTATGTTATCCCAACAATAGTTTGTGCTGTAGTGCCATTGTATTCAATAGTAGTACCAGAGGTTATTAAACTCCCTGTAGTATATGTGGCCGAGTTGGTAAAAGTGGCGGCAATGGTTATAGTTCCTGTATTGGCAATAGTTACATTATTGGTTGTTCTTGCTCCGCTAATGGTTAAACTGTTATAATTAAAAGGAATTACCGTTTGTGCTCCAGTTCCATTGTAATTAAAAGTTCCTGTTACAATATAAGCACCACTGGTAAAGGTAGCAGTGTTTGTGAAGGTATTAGATACATTGGTATTACCCATTGTAATAGAGTTAGTTGTTCTTGCGCCACTAATATTTAAGTTATAATATGAAGAAGCCCTGATGGTTTGTGCACCAGTACCGCTATAATTAACAGTTGTTCCAGTGTTATTTACTGTAAAGGTTCCTGTTGCAGAGCCTGTTACGCCTGCGCCAGTTATGTTTATAGTACCCGCACCAGTAACGACAAAAGAGTTTTCGTTACTAGCCCCGGCAAAAACAAGATTTTCAATATTCACAGTACCCGTGCTTACGGTAACAAAGTTATCTTCATTTCCAGAAGTAGTATTTGCAAACATTATGCTTCCGCAAGTTAATGTACCAGCCCCAACCGCAACAGTCTGATCATTATTGTTACCAAATGGATCTACAAAGGTTATTGCACCTGTTACTGTTAGTGAATTACTACCAGAAATGGTAATAGTACACGAAGCATCAGAAGTATTACCAAAGATAAAGGAGCTGCAAACAGCCGCAACATCCACGGTAACGCTTCTTCCACTTGGTAATGTTACATCGTCACCTATACCAGGTACACCTGTTGGAAGCCAGTTGGCTCCGTTGTTCCAGTTACCAGTTGTCACATTAAATGTTTTGCTCACAGCAAATACATGTATGCTTGACAATAACAAAATGGAAAAGAATAAAAATTTTACGAGGGGGTTTAATAGGTTCTTTTGTTTATTAAAATTTATGTACATTTATAATGAGGCTTAATTTTGTTCTTATATACGAATTAACTATACATTACAGATTTTATCAATTGGTAAATATTATCTTTTGTTTAAATAATAGCATGTGTTCGCTAGGTTGCAATATAATTATTCAAGTGGTTATAGGTGCCTAGCTGTAATAGTTTTGCCCCAATTAGACAACTGAGTGTACTAAATTTGTAACTCAGACGATATAATCGTCAACTAGCATAATTTAAGGATGTTAACATAAGTTTAAAATACCCAAGTTATCAACATAAAAAGTAATTTTTTGAAGTTGAAAAGGTGTTAATAAACGACATGATGATAGCAGAAATTGGCAAAATATTAATGCCTGTATTTTTAACTAAAGGCAGTATTTTTTTCAATTATAAACTGTATAAAAACAAAAAAAATCCCAAGCTTTAAACTTGGGATTTTTTGTAATCTGTAAAATACTTAATTTTATAAATCAAGAACCATTTTATGAGGGTCATTACCTTCGGTAAGTAACAAAACAGGATTCTCTAAACATTGTTTTACTTTTACTAAAAAGCCAACAGATTCTCTTCCATCAATAATTCTGTGGTCATAACTCAATGCTAAATACATCATGGGGCGGGCTACTATTTGCCCATCCTTAACAACAGGACGTTCAATTATATTATGCATGCCCAATATAGCCGATTGAGGAGCATTGATAATAGGAGTACTCATCATACTGCCAAAAACACCACCATTCGTTATGGTAAATGTTCCACCGCTCATTTCTTCTAAACTTAATTTGTTATCCCTAGCTTTACCTGCCAAACGAGCTACTTCAGCTTCTATTTCAGCTAGGCTCAAGCTTTCCGCATTTCTAATTACCGGAACTACCAATCCTTTTGGAGCCGAAACAGCTATAGAAACATCGCAGTAGTCATGGTAAATAATTTCTTCACCATTAATGTAAGCATTAACTGCCGGGTATTGTTTTAAAGCTACGGTTACAGCTTTGGTAAAAAAGCTCATAAAGCCAAGGTTTACACCATGCTTTTCTTTAAACTGAGTTTTAAACTGGTTACGTAAATCCATAATTGGTTTCATGTCAACTTCGTTAAAAGTAGTTAACATAGCTGTTTCATTTTTAACAGCAACCAATCTTTTTGAAACAGTTTTACGCAATGAGGTCATTTTTTCAGTACGCTCATTTCTTCCTTTTGTTTCATTGGTAGTTATTTTCAACTGTGCTTGCACAGCATCATTTTTTGTTATACGTCCGTCTTTTCCGCTGCCTTTTACATCCTTTGCATCAATTCCTTTTTCAGCTAATATTTTAGTTGCTGCCGGTGAGGGAAAAGGTTTAGCATTATCGTTAGTAGTATTAGCAGTAGCAACAGGTGCAGTAGTTTCTTTGGCAACAGGAGCCTCCACTTTTTTTGCTTCAGGTTTTGCACCCTCAGGTTTAGCAGCACTATCATCTATTAAACAAATTACATCACCTACTTTTATAGTATCACCTTCGTTGGCTTTAGTAGTAAGTATGCCTGCTTTTTCAGCATTCAATTCAAAAGTAGCTTTGTCACTTTCAAGTTCACAAAGCAATTCATCCATTTCTACATAATCACCTGTTTTTTT of Bacteroidota bacterium contains these proteins:
- a CDS encoding T9SS type A sorting domain-containing protein, with the translated sequence TIGVAGTFTSSATFTSGTIVVTGNTFNFNGTGAQTVNAFNYNVLTISGARTTNNVTLSPTGTIAIAGNLNNTATFTSGAFITTNSNISLTGAAQNIPNFTFNNLTCAGTSTKTATADITVNGILTINSGVTLNMVTFTLNGVASTSGTGTLNTQSVATTPIPSGETWTCSVVYNSASTQNIVAGDYTNLNGTGGNRVLANTGTIGISGTFTVGSGTYTNTGSTIDFDGTGTQTVPALSYNNLIISGARTTNNVTISGVVNIAGTFTPSATFTSGAFVNTGSTINYNGTAAQTVGTFNYNNLTISGARTTNNVTLASSGIINIAGTFTTSATFTSGAIVNTGSTINFNGTTAQTVPAFSYNNLTISGARTTTNVTLVNGGTIAIAGTFTPSATFSTGNYVVTANTVNFNGAAQNIPAFTFTNLTCSGSGSKTATGNVVVGGALNITANTFIINGNQLSLNGTLTGTPVFVGSSSSVLSIAGTGALGSNINFSQSSTSTRSLLNLVISRTSSTITLANPLEIIGTLTMNNGTLASGGNLKLISSLNSTARIAQVQGTGAVTGNVIVQRFINASARRYRFLSSPVSNGTLEDWRGDIFLTGNNLPTAHQSTTVGGGLNWGFDATLSNQASVFTYNETVLGNLDLGYTEVKNNTTSLTNAPLTIGRGYRVFIRGDRSNIGRLNGGNNTQNAVTMDVVGTLNTGDIAMPVTFTNSGTLSDDGWCLVGNPYACEYDWNALWDAGNSGGNSGTFYTNVDPTVYVFDPNSNSFKSYNAASNSGTISNGIIASGQAFFIKATAASPALTFKEQFKALGVPTAMFKTGSGSTDEFSIRLKYDSINYDDFVMKFISGTTKNHDRYDIVKFTNPNFNLASYGRDSIYHALDARPQITANDTILLNVTGVNGTHKLIVQNIPATGKYFYLVDKFLNLKVPLTNAVEYVFTIQTANAKSFGKDRFLILVSNSATLPVKISSFNAQLVNNKKAQVNWVTSLEINNNYFEVQRSIDAINFEVIGKVKGNGSTNKTINYSYDDDISAVNATTIYYRLNQIDYDGTSTLSSIKAVNHELEISNENTCQIFPNPAVNKVNLTFSKTISGKVEIKIFSQQGLLVDVIPVNPATNPTFEIDLGHLDSGCYILETLDSNNNKFVTKMLKL
- the odhB gene encoding 2-oxoglutarate dehydrogenase complex dihydrolipoyllysine-residue succinyltransferase; amino-acid sequence: MMLEIKVPTVGESISEVTVARWNKKTGDYVEMDELLCELESDKATFELNAEKAGILTTKANEGDTIKVGDVICLIDDSAAKPEGAKPEAKKVEAPVAKETTAPVATANTTNDNAKPFPSPAATKILAEKGIDAKDVKGSGKDGRITKNDAVQAQLKITTNETKGRNERTEKMTSLRKTVSKRLVAVKNETAMLTTFNEVDMKPIMDLRNQFKTQFKEKHGVNLGFMSFFTKAVTVALKQYPAVNAYINGEEIIYHDYCDVSIAVSAPKGLVVPVIRNAESLSLAEIEAEVARLAGKARDNKLSLEEMSGGTFTITNGGVFGSMMSTPIINAPQSAILGMHNIIERPVVKDGQIVARPMMYLALSYDHRIIDGRESVGFLVKVKQCLENPVLLLTEGNDPHKMVLDL